From Methanobacterium congolense, one genomic window encodes:
- a CDS encoding methanogenesis marker 9 domain-containing protein, with protein sequence MVWEDAPSHVCRGGDKRALAFCCPPVKPCPILYALEDAKITPQEYVEIKEKFGEKTRLGQGEGTCFGSLVWCCKPSKPCPLRDMVMRRIDMDADEYMKLKKELSEELVGSEGSTLQESVKALSETFNIPEDEAQKVLKECGNDVKTAAKVLRMKNLEQ encoded by the coding sequence ATGGTATGGGAAGACGCACCATCACATGTATGTAGGGGAGGGGACAAGAGAGCTCTTGCTTTCTGCTGTCCACCTGTAAAACCCTGTCCAATATTGTACGCACTTGAAGATGCCAAGATCACACCTCAAGAGTACGTTGAGATAAAGGAGAAGTTTGGAGAAAAAACAAGGTTAGGCCAGGGCGAAGGAACCTGTTTCGGTTCACTCGTATGGTGCTGTAAACCATCAAAACCATGCCCATTGAGGGACATGGTTATGCGCAGAATAGATATGGATGCTGATGAATACATGAAGCTTAAAAAGGAGCTTTCAGAGGAACTCGTGGGCAGCGAGGGATCAACACTCCAGGAAAGTGTTAAAGCACTCTCTGAAACCTTCAACATTCCAGAAGATGAAGCCCAGAAGGTCCTTAAAGAATGCGGCAACGATGTTAAAACAGCTGCCAAAGTACTCAGAATGAAGAATCTGGAGCAATAA
- a CDS encoding precorrin-2 dehydrogenase/sirohydrochlorin ferrochelatase family protein produces MGWTPLFLEMHQKNVLIVGAGEVGERRARRFLEVGANVVVLGSHAPPEILELGASLEPLKDAAKWVEWADLVVTATPDTDLNQKLADLAGSKLVNRADEPEKGNFIVPSSFFIGDVQICIYTSGKSPLMAKELRKKIQKVIKTEDVLQLELQDFARNILKERVEDQKTRKKHLYQILNDEKVKTFLEDRDINGAKVYVEGSLSRLKEN; encoded by the coding sequence ATGGGATGGACCCCTCTCTTCCTTGAAATGCACCAAAAAAATGTTTTGATAGTAGGTGCAGGAGAGGTTGGAGAAAGGAGAGCCAGAAGATTCCTTGAAGTAGGGGCAAATGTTGTGGTGCTTGGAAGCCATGCACCCCCTGAGATACTTGAACTGGGAGCATCACTAGAACCACTGAAGGATGCTGCAAAGTGGGTTGAATGGGCAGACCTTGTTGTTACAGCAACCCCTGACACTGATTTAAATCAGAAGCTTGCAGATCTTGCAGGAAGTAAGTTGGTCAATAGGGCCGATGAACCCGAAAAGGGCAACTTCATAGTTCCATCTTCTTTTTTCATAGGTGATGTTCAGATATGTATATACACCAGTGGTAAAAGCCCCCTCATGGCCAAGGAATTAAGAAAGAAGATACAAAAAGTAATAAAAACTGAAGATGTGCTCCAGCTCGAGCTTCAGGACTTTGCAAGGAACATACTCAAGGAAAGGGTTGAGGATCAGAAAACCCGTAAAAAACACCTTTATCAGATATTGAATGATGAAAAGGTTAAGACGTTCCTTGAGGATAGAGATATTAACGGGGCAAAGGTTTACGTTGAAGGTTCACTATCCAGATTGAAAGAAAATTGA